Proteins from a single region of Bdellovibrio svalbardensis:
- a CDS encoding tail fiber domain-containing protein, with translation MKSFATCTLLALLVIFTAWSAHAAPNSLTYQGRILKADGSALEFNSVSFSFEVTSPDGLCVIYREQINGINMTNSGGVFDVAIGSGTKSFPAAPTFKLLDSFVNSGSVSCDGGATYSPAFDDIRKLRVQFHDGTGWKVISPDSEIRSVPFAGHALTASKLGSYSSSAFVLKTGIPTCTTGTFLSWNGSVLTCEAVAGASGGTVTSVTSTNPYLTVVTGTSTPALTLNVGTTANTVAAGDDARLSDSRTPTGSAGGDLSNTYPNPKVAKIQGVAVATTLPNSGEFFKYNGSQWVPSGITTSDVAGLTASLSSYLTQSYFNTAIASAACTANQTMYWNSATGNFLCQNINVGVAGDVSGSIGAVSVNKLKGVGIDFSVAPTNGQVLRFNGTNWVPGADNNSGGTVTGVTSANSDITVAGTTAPVLTLNSGVTGGAGDANKIAKLDASGLIPSAMLPNHDVSKLTSGVLPIARGGTNSSTALVGNRVMASSGTAIVEAAAITANRALISNASGIPTHSAVTDTELGYLSGVTSSVQTQINSKVSGSGWTNYSVMGVDGSGALTAIPGSVAGSFLTWTAAGPVWTAATVDTFSQYALLAGRAGGQVLNGSTAASGNLTLDSTANATKGYVLLAPTGGNVGIGTSAPVANLEVKKASGWPNFRLASGDAGVTIELNSVGATASDGMIQYGSTKALSFYTDYQSSASPDLTILAAGNVGVGTNSPAAKFDVNGDFVLRGMAAPAVSVAGQGRIYYDSGANKFKVSQNAGAYVDLVGGGGAGTVTSVTSANADISVATGTSTPVLTLNTGTGPSQIVKLDASSRLPAVDGSQLTGLTATQIPNLDAAKITTGTLPVARGGTGLTTGTSGGIPYFSAATTMTSSGVLAANGVVLGGGAGAAPTTTTAGTADQVLRIPGAGGAPAFGAIDLTKAAAVTGVLPIANGGTGVSSLAANRLVGTNGTGTAQQAVTCTLNQILSFDASGNYGCYNVSSIYAGFTNGGNSFGATSNLGNNDNFDLNIKTNNLTRMTVQAGGKVGIGTTSPGSLLTVNGAALLGKASTNYTGTSAGAILGNGTSNPTLIFDASSTSIANLNWNNGILTFGKCGVVDCSSLSPYFSIDTGTNIANFSNTNSLRAGNGYGSAATPTFSFGTTTTVGMFNPAANVLSFATSSSERVRIDASGNVGIGLTSPVEKLHIVGNETAAGMNRAAIRLEDTGIGASWNLVLNGTASADGSNKFSINQTGMGSRFVIDSSGDVGIGTTSPNDKLQVIGAATFYADVVGGVGRVLSIGNDLNVHDIGVANTIGLRGAAAAGEAGLQFGSGGATVYGKSGNIGIGTTTPAVPLDVVGAGGTPMRLKNTTSGGAFWQMGPDSVNNFVIYNSVGTGMYITNGATTWTANSDRRIKRNIELIPNSLNKLSEINGVTYWYKTDPKNESRRVGVIAQDVQKVLPEAVSEKNGILGVRYPELIPLVINAIKEFYAEFKAQSSEQSRKIASLEEENLRLKVEIQETKKAVCELNPKAKICN, from the coding sequence ATGAAATCCTTCGCCACCTGTACGTTACTGGCACTTTTAGTGATATTCACGGCGTGGTCCGCTCATGCGGCTCCTAACTCACTCACGTATCAGGGACGCATTCTCAAGGCCGATGGCTCTGCATTAGAATTCAATAGCGTCAGTTTTAGTTTCGAAGTCACCAGCCCCGATGGTCTGTGTGTGATCTATCGTGAGCAAATCAATGGCATCAATATGACCAACTCCGGTGGGGTGTTCGATGTGGCCATTGGGAGTGGGACGAAGTCTTTCCCCGCGGCACCTACATTTAAGCTTTTGGACTCTTTCGTAAACTCCGGATCTGTTTCTTGCGATGGCGGAGCGACTTATTCGCCAGCTTTCGATGATATTCGTAAGTTGCGTGTGCAATTTCATGATGGCACAGGTTGGAAAGTGATTTCACCAGATTCAGAAATTCGTTCGGTTCCTTTTGCGGGTCATGCACTTACAGCATCGAAATTGGGAAGTTATAGTTCTTCGGCATTTGTCTTAAAAACGGGAATTCCAACTTGTACTACGGGGACTTTTCTTTCTTGGAACGGCAGTGTCTTAACTTGCGAAGCCGTGGCAGGTGCCAGTGGCGGTACAGTCACCAGTGTGACTTCAACGAATCCATATTTAACTGTTGTAACCGGGACTTCAACTCCTGCCTTAACTTTAAATGTGGGAACGACGGCGAACACCGTCGCAGCGGGTGACGATGCTCGTCTGTCTGACTCTCGTACACCTACTGGCAGTGCCGGTGGAGATCTTAGTAATACCTATCCCAATCCGAAGGTGGCAAAAATTCAAGGGGTTGCGGTAGCCACAACTCTTCCTAATAGCGGAGAGTTTTTTAAATACAACGGATCGCAGTGGGTGCCGTCAGGAATTACCACTTCCGATGTCGCCGGTTTGACGGCCTCGTTGAGCAGTTATTTGACGCAATCATATTTCAATACGGCCATCGCCAGCGCAGCTTGTACTGCCAACCAAACAATGTACTGGAATTCCGCAACAGGAAATTTCCTGTGTCAAAATATCAACGTCGGAGTTGCCGGTGATGTCAGTGGATCGATCGGCGCGGTGAGTGTTAATAAGCTTAAAGGTGTTGGAATTGATTTTTCAGTGGCGCCAACAAATGGTCAGGTTTTGAGATTTAACGGAACCAATTGGGTTCCAGGTGCGGATAACAACTCAGGCGGCACAGTGACTGGTGTTACCTCTGCGAATAGTGACATCACTGTCGCGGGGACCACAGCTCCTGTTTTGACTTTGAATTCAGGGGTGACTGGTGGCGCTGGTGATGCGAACAAAATTGCCAAATTGGATGCCAGTGGTTTGATTCCATCTGCTATGTTGCCCAATCATGATGTCAGTAAATTGACGTCAGGGGTTTTGCCGATTGCACGTGGTGGAACAAACTCATCGACGGCCTTGGTCGGCAATCGCGTCATGGCGTCGTCAGGAACGGCGATCGTTGAGGCCGCAGCAATCACTGCAAATCGGGCTCTTATATCTAATGCGAGTGGCATTCCGACTCATTCTGCAGTCACGGACACTGAGCTTGGCTATCTGTCCGGTGTAACATCTTCCGTGCAAACTCAGATCAATTCAAAAGTTTCGGGATCAGGATGGACAAACTACAGTGTGATGGGTGTTGATGGCTCGGGAGCCCTGACTGCGATTCCTGGCTCTGTTGCTGGCTCATTTTTGACATGGACTGCGGCAGGGCCGGTTTGGACGGCGGCAACGGTAGATACATTTAGTCAGTACGCTTTACTTGCCGGTCGCGCGGGTGGACAGGTCTTAAATGGTTCCACGGCAGCTTCAGGAAATTTGACTTTGGATTCAACTGCGAATGCCACTAAGGGATATGTTTTGCTTGCTCCAACCGGCGGGAATGTTGGGATTGGAACAAGCGCCCCGGTTGCAAATTTGGAAGTTAAAAAAGCAAGTGGCTGGCCCAACTTCCGCCTCGCCAGCGGTGATGCTGGAGTTACGATTGAGTTGAACTCAGTGGGTGCGACGGCGAGTGACGGTATGATCCAGTATGGAAGTACCAAAGCTTTGAGTTTTTATACAGATTATCAGTCTAGTGCTTCACCTGATTTAACAATTTTAGCTGCTGGTAATGTGGGTGTGGGAACGAACAGTCCCGCAGCGAAGTTTGATGTGAATGGTGATTTTGTTTTGCGCGGAATGGCAGCTCCGGCAGTCTCTGTGGCGGGGCAAGGTAGAATCTATTATGATTCTGGTGCCAACAAATTCAAAGTTTCTCAGAATGCCGGGGCTTATGTTGATCTTGTCGGCGGCGGCGGTGCTGGGACAGTGACAAGCGTGACATCAGCCAATGCGGATATCAGCGTGGCAACGGGAACTTCAACGCCAGTGCTGACATTGAATACAGGCACAGGCCCGAGTCAAATCGTCAAGCTCGATGCTTCTTCACGCTTACCCGCAGTGGATGGCTCTCAATTAACAGGTCTGACTGCAACGCAAATTCCTAATTTAGATGCCGCGAAGATCACGACGGGAACTTTACCCGTCGCTCGCGGAGGTACGGGACTCACAACGGGGACCAGTGGTGGCATTCCATATTTTAGTGCTGCAACAACAATGACTTCATCAGGAGTTTTAGCTGCGAATGGTGTTGTTCTCGGCGGCGGCGCGGGTGCTGCACCTACTACAACAACCGCAGGTACTGCAGATCAAGTTCTGCGAATTCCAGGTGCCGGTGGTGCACCAGCTTTTGGCGCCATTGATCTTACTAAAGCAGCGGCGGTCACTGGCGTTTTGCCAATAGCAAACGGTGGAACAGGCGTGTCTTCTTTGGCGGCAAATCGGTTGGTTGGAACTAACGGAACGGGAACGGCTCAGCAGGCAGTGACTTGTACTTTGAATCAAATATTAAGTTTCGATGCTTCCGGAAACTATGGCTGTTACAACGTGAGTTCAATTTATGCAGGGTTTACAAATGGCGGAAATAGTTTCGGAGCCACTTCAAATCTTGGTAACAATGACAACTTTGATTTGAATATCAAAACAAATAATTTAACTCGCATGACAGTGCAAGCTGGTGGAAAAGTAGGGATCGGCACAACGAGCCCCGGCAGTTTGTTGACTGTCAATGGGGCGGCTTTGTTAGGAAAGGCCAGCACAAACTATACGGGGACTTCGGCTGGGGCTATTCTTGGAAATGGGACGTCGAATCCCACCTTAATCTTTGATGCCAGCTCAACCAGTATAGCGAATCTTAATTGGAACAATGGTATCTTAACGTTCGGCAAGTGCGGCGTTGTTGATTGCTCAAGTTTATCTCCTTATTTTTCTATTGATACAGGAACAAACATAGCTAACTTCAGCAATACAAATTCTTTGCGAGCGGGAAATGGATACGGGTCCGCCGCAACACCGACGTTTAGTTTCGGAACAACAACCACAGTTGGAATGTTTAATCCGGCGGCGAATGTTTTAAGTTTCGCAACGAGTTCGAGCGAGAGAGTCAGAATTGATGCTTCCGGAAACGTCGGAATTGGTTTAACAAGTCCTGTTGAAAAGTTGCATATAGTGGGTAATGAAACAGCGGCTGGAATGAATCGGGCCGCCATTCGGCTGGAGGATACTGGTATTGGTGCGTCTTGGAATTTGGTGCTCAACGGGACGGCTTCAGCTGACGGCAGTAATAAGTTTTCAATCAATCAGACTGGAATGGGCTCAAGATTTGTCATTGATTCTTCCGGTGACGTAGGCATAGGTACGACGTCGCCAAATGATAAACTTCAGGTGATTGGTGCCGCAACATTTTACGCGGACGTCGTTGGAGGGGTTGGCCGTGTTCTTTCAATAGGAAATGATTTGAATGTCCATGACATTGGAGTAGCAAACACGATTGGACTGCGGGGGGCTGCCGCTGCGGGTGAAGCCGGTTTGCAGTTTGGATCTGGTGGAGCGACTGTTTATGGAAAGTCTGGGAATATCGGTATCGGAACAACCACACCGGCGGTGCCACTTGATGTGGTGGGCGCTGGGGGGACACCTATGCGTTTAAAGAATACCACCTCCGGCGGCGCTTTTTGGCAGATGGGACCAGATAGCGTTAATAATTTTGTGATCTATAATTCTGTTGGGACAGGAATGTATATTACCAATGGTGCCACAACTTGGACTGCCAATTCAGATCGCCGCATTAAGCGAAATATTGAGTTGATCCCTAATTCGCTAAACAAATTGAGCGAAATTAACGGTGTTACTTATTGGTATAAAACGGACCCGAAAAATGAATCACGTCGAGTAGGCGTGATCGCGCAAGACGTTCAAAAAGTTCTGCCTGAAGCTGTTAGTGAGAAAAACGGAATACTTGGGGTTCGATATCCTGAACTTATTCCTTTGGTGATCAATGCGATTAAAGAGTTTTATGCTGAATTTAAAGCTCAATCTTCTGAGCAAAGTCGCAAAATCGCTTCCTTGGAAGAAGAGAATCTTCGTTTGAAAGTAGAGATTCAGGAAACCAAGAAAGCAGTTTGTGAATTGAATCCGAAAGCTAAAATTTGCAATTAG
- the cobB gene encoding Sir2 family NAD+-dependent deacetylase gives MNPILFKNIVILTGAGISAESGIRTFRDQDGLWEEHRIEDVATPEAFARSPELVQRFYNARRAQLKDPKVQPNAAHLALAELEKHWEGDFLLITQNVDNLHRRAGSKNLLHMHGRLDRIRCLSCEEEFEWTEDLPVDEDCPHCGIRRALRPDIVWFGEMPYFMEEIYAALDKADLFISIGTSGNVYPAAGFVSLAWKARKIEINTRDTEISAAFAEHLVGAASIEVPKLIQLLLDEEN, from the coding sequence TTGAACCCCATTTTATTCAAAAACATCGTCATTCTTACAGGTGCCGGAATATCAGCAGAGTCAGGCATTCGCACCTTCCGTGACCAGGACGGCCTTTGGGAAGAACACCGAATTGAAGATGTGGCAACACCTGAAGCTTTTGCTCGAAGTCCAGAGTTGGTTCAACGCTTCTACAACGCCCGCCGAGCTCAGCTGAAAGACCCCAAAGTCCAGCCTAATGCCGCTCATTTGGCTCTGGCAGAACTTGAGAAACATTGGGAGGGGGATTTCCTCCTGATAACACAAAACGTCGACAATCTTCATCGCCGCGCAGGTTCAAAAAACTTGCTGCATATGCATGGTCGACTGGACCGTATCCGCTGCTTGAGCTGTGAGGAAGAATTCGAATGGACCGAAGATCTGCCTGTAGATGAGGATTGTCCTCATTGCGGTATTCGCAGGGCCCTTCGCCCCGACATCGTGTGGTTTGGGGAAATGCCCTACTTTATGGAAGAGATCTATGCCGCGCTAGATAAAGCAGACCTGTTCATTTCCATCGGTACGAGTGGGAACGTCTACCCCGCGGCAGGCTTTGTGAGCTTGGCGTGGAAAGCACGAAAGATCGAAATCAACACCCGCGACACTGAAATTTCCGCAGCTTTCGCGGAACATCTGGTCGGAGCGGCTTCCATCGAAGTTCCAAAATTAATTCAACTACTTTTAGACGAAGAAAATTAA